In Blastopirellula sp. J2-11, a single genomic region encodes these proteins:
- a CDS encoding RluA family pseudouridine synthase: protein MNESPSPRVDILYEQGPCFCIAKPAGLLTQAPPHIDSLESRFKAFIRQRDLKTGKVYLGVPHRLDRPVSGVLTFARNVRAARRISQQFETRLVRKVYWAFVAGQPSEDRGVWEDPIRKIPDVAMAEIVPPSDPGARWAKLKYEVLRRTEQGAWLEIELDTGRYHQIRVQCASRGFPILGDVSYGGEIPFGPQSDDERARHIALHARYLRLKHPMVDEIVAVTAPLPETWNAIAGWHAEWEAQRVIEDVAP from the coding sequence ATGAATGAATCCCCTTCGCCCCGCGTGGATATCCTCTACGAACAGGGCCCCTGCTTTTGTATCGCCAAACCGGCTGGGTTGCTGACTCAGGCTCCCCCGCACATCGATAGTCTGGAGTCGCGTTTCAAAGCGTTTATCCGGCAACGCGACTTGAAGACCGGCAAAGTTTATCTCGGCGTTCCCCATCGGTTGGATCGACCTGTTTCTGGCGTGCTGACGTTTGCTCGGAATGTACGTGCTGCGCGGCGGATCTCGCAGCAATTTGAAACGCGTCTAGTGCGGAAGGTCTACTGGGCGTTTGTCGCCGGTCAGCCCAGTGAAGATCGGGGAGTTTGGGAAGATCCGATCCGCAAAATCCCCGATGTCGCGATGGCCGAGATCGTGCCGCCTTCGGATCCCGGCGCACGCTGGGCGAAACTCAAGTACGAAGTGCTTCGCCGAACCGAGCAGGGCGCCTGGCTCGAGATTGAACTCGACACGGGTCGCTACCATCAAATCCGCGTGCAGTGCGCATCGCGCGGATTTCCGATCTTGGGAGATGTCTCGTATGGCGGCGAGATCCCGTTTGGTCCGCAAAGTGACGACGAACGAGCGCGACATATCGCGTTGCACGCGCGCTATCTTCGTTTGAAGCATCCGATGGTCGACGAGATCGTCGCCGTCACGGCGCCGCTGCCAGAGACCTGGAATGCGATCGCCGGTTGGCATGCCGAGTGGGAAGCCCAACGCGTGATCGAGGATGTTGCCCCTTAG
- a CDS encoding BON domain-containing protein: protein MNAISTELEIMAGEDRRASSDAILTTAARQMLDASGRTELSRLYCAACDGEVVLCGTVPTDTLKLSAVRLVSRLTSVRRVSDFIEVAH, encoded by the coding sequence ATGAACGCTATTTCAACGGAACTGGAAATCATGGCCGGCGAAGATCGTCGCGCATCGTCTGACGCCATTCTCACGACGGCTGCTCGGCAGATGCTGGACGCCAGCGGGCGCACCGAACTGTCGCGCCTGTACTGCGCCGCTTGCGACGGCGAAGTTGTCCTGTGCGGCACCGTCCCGACCGACACGCTGAAACTGTCCGCGGTCCGCCTGGTGTCGCGTCTCACTTCGGTTCGGCGCGTCTCGGATTTCATCGAAGTCGCCCATTAG
- a CDS encoding Gfo/Idh/MocA family protein, protein MTLKSRRQFLEQSMFASAAAVAASAASPLMADEPKQSSSPNEKLRVATIGVNGRGMSHVGGMLNRKDTEYVYICDADSDVAARRAKQVADKQGKKPQIATDLRKVLDDDSVDIITIATPNHWHALAAIWALQAGKDVYVEKPVSHNVSEGRRIVEAARKYNKICQAGTQSRSNPGMIDTINFVKNGGIGEVKVARGLCYKPRASIGPVGDYKVPASVDYDLWSGPAQLGPVTRKQFHYDWHWQWPYGNGDLGNQGIHQMDIARWGLGVDELSSQVISYGGRYGYEDAGTTPNTQVIIHNYGDSALVFEVRGLVYDKSTPESSRKYKGSSVGVIFEGTDGYVVISSYNGGAAFDKNGKKFKEFSGGGDQHHYDNFIEGVRSRDVASLNGDIVEGHLSSALCHTGNISYQLGESVSAGECLERLEELDTTENVKATLGRYTDHLKDNKVDLAKDKVKLGPNLKMDPKSETFIGNEAANHKLSRDYRKPYEVPAAGKV, encoded by the coding sequence ATGACTTTGAAGTCTCGTCGTCAATTCTTGGAACAATCGATGTTCGCATCGGCCGCAGCTGTTGCGGCCAGCGCCGCATCTCCGCTGATGGCGGATGAGCCGAAGCAAAGCAGTAGCCCGAACGAAAAACTGCGTGTCGCGACGATCGGCGTGAACGGTCGCGGGATGTCGCACGTGGGCGGAATGCTCAACCGCAAAGATACGGAATACGTCTACATCTGCGACGCCGACTCGGACGTGGCCGCTCGCCGCGCCAAGCAAGTTGCCGACAAGCAAGGGAAGAAGCCGCAAATCGCGACCGACCTGCGCAAGGTTTTGGATGACGACAGCGTCGACATCATCACGATCGCGACGCCGAATCACTGGCACGCGTTGGCCGCCATCTGGGCGCTGCAAGCCGGCAAAGACGTCTATGTCGAAAAACCGGTCAGCCACAATGTGAGCGAAGGTCGTCGCATCGTCGAAGCCGCGCGCAAATACAACAAGATCTGTCAGGCCGGTACGCAAAGCCGCTCGAACCCAGGCATGATCGACACGATCAATTTTGTGAAAAACGGCGGCATCGGCGAAGTCAAAGTTGCCCGCGGTCTCTGCTACAAGCCGCGCGCTTCGATCGGACCGGTCGGCGATTACAAGGTTCCGGCTTCGGTCGACTACGATCTGTGGTCGGGGCCGGCTCAATTGGGCCCGGTGACCCGCAAGCAGTTCCATTACGATTGGCACTGGCAATGGCCGTATGGGAACGGCGATCTCGGCAATCAAGGCATCCATCAAATGGATATCGCGCGCTGGGGACTCGGCGTTGACGAACTGAGCTCGCAGGTGATCAGCTACGGCGGTCGTTACGGCTACGAAGACGCCGGCACTACGCCCAACACGCAGGTCATCATTCACAACTACGGCGACAGCGCCCTGGTGTTTGAAGTTCGCGGATTGGTCTACGACAAGTCGACGCCAGAGAGCAGCCGGAAGTACAAGGGTTCGAGCGTCGGCGTGATCTTCGAGGGAACCGACGGCTATGTCGTTATTTCCTCGTACAACGGCGGCGCCGCCTTCGATAAGAATGGCAAGAAGTTCAAGGAGTTCAGCGGCGGTGGTGACCAGCACCACTACGACAACTTCATCGAAGGCGTTCGTTCGCGCGACGTTGCCAGCTTGAACGGCGACATCGTAGAGGGCCATCTTTCCAGCGCTCTTTGCCACACGGGGAACATTTCGTACCAATTGGGCGAAAGCGTCTCGGCCGGCGAATGCCTGGAACGTTTGGAAGAGTTGGATACGACCGAAAACGTCAAAGCGACGTTGGGCCGTTACACCGACCACCTGAAAGACAACAAAGTCGATCTGGCGAAGGACAAAGTCAAGCTTGGTCCGAACCTGAAGATGGATCCGAAGAGCGAAACCTTTATCGGGAACGAAGCGGCCAACCACAAGTTGTCGCGCGACTATCGCAAACCGTACGAAGTTCCGGCTGCGGGCAAGGTCTAA
- a CDS encoding SDR family NAD(P)-dependent oxidoreductase: MARRQLRDQRAIVTGASSGIGRELTRQLIAAGAKVVATARRADRLEELAAEVAAPKQLVIVPGDICDGALRTELVSAANSQFGGLDLLINNAGIGALGPFADGSPERLRQVMEVNFFAPVELIRTAIPSLRRGKSPAICNISSILAHRAVPAKSEYCASKFAIHGFSDALRAELASEGIDVILVSPSTTESEFTTAVIEKAGRQPAKGKGAMTSAEVAKAAIKAVQSGKQEVILSFGGKGLVWLDRLAPTWADWLVTRFGFDSEAGSRREKS, encoded by the coding sequence ATGGCGCGTCGTCAACTGCGTGATCAGCGTGCGATCGTCACCGGCGCTTCCAGCGGAATCGGCCGAGAATTAACGCGGCAGTTAATCGCCGCCGGCGCCAAAGTGGTCGCCACCGCGCGGCGCGCAGATCGCCTAGAAGAGCTAGCCGCCGAAGTCGCGGCGCCAAAACAGTTGGTCATCGTCCCCGGCGACATCTGCGATGGGGCGCTGCGAACAGAGTTGGTCAGCGCCGCTAACTCGCAGTTTGGGGGACTCGATCTGCTGATCAATAACGCCGGGATCGGGGCGCTCGGTCCGTTTGCCGACGGATCTCCCGAGCGGCTGCGACAGGTCATGGAGGTCAACTTCTTCGCGCCAGTCGAGCTCATCCGGACGGCGATCCCTTCGTTACGCCGCGGCAAGTCGCCGGCGATCTGCAACATTTCTTCGATCTTAGCGCATCGCGCCGTTCCAGCGAAAAGCGAATACTGTGCTAGCAAATTTGCAATCCACGGTTTTAGCGATGCGCTGCGAGCCGAACTTGCTAGCGAAGGGATTGATGTCATCCTGGTCAGTCCCAGCACGACCGAAAGCGAGTTTACGACCGCGGTGATCGAAAAGGCGGGACGTCAGCCGGCCAAGGGGAAGGGAGCGATGACCTCTGCTGAGGTTGCCAAAGCAGCGATTAAGGCGGTCCAATCCGGCAAGCAGGAAGTGATCCTGAGTTTCGGAGGAAAGGGGCTCGTGTGGCTGGATCGCTTGGCGCCGACCTGGGCCGATTGGCTGGTGACGCGGTTTGGCTTTGATAGCGAAGCAGGCTCGCGAAGAGAAAAATCATAG
- the hflX gene encoding GTPase HflX yields the protein MTQRERKQSVAEEKSVLVKVILPETIVGDDPLDELAGLATTAGTEVVGRMTQRRDKPETATYLGSGKVEELKLCAEASEADVIIFDNELSPAQTRNLEQGTGLKVIDRTELILDIFATHAQTYESRLAVELAQLQYALPRLKRMWSHLDRIKMGVGMRGPGEKQLEVDRRLVEKRIRDLKDDLAKVQGRREREVASRRNVMTISIVGYTNAGKSTLMNYLTEAQVLAEDKLFATLDTRTRRWQLPHWGPVLLSDTVGFIRNLPHRLIASFKATLEEARQADLLLHVADASNPDVVNQISAVYEVLEEIGIEEKDALLVLNKIDAVSDQHTLDVLLQRYPGALLVSAKTGEGREKFALAVSDALSRSFRDVDVETGIDNGRLMAYLASHGEVVSKTYSETRMRIHCRLPAHFLGRIDDPDTVIRDHVPTETAEDKDPIEEVA from the coding sequence GTGACTCAACGAGAACGGAAACAAAGCGTCGCCGAAGAAAAATCGGTGTTGGTCAAAGTCATTCTCCCCGAGACGATCGTCGGCGATGATCCTCTGGACGAGCTTGCGGGGCTGGCGACAACGGCCGGCACCGAAGTCGTAGGAAGAATGACGCAGCGCCGCGATAAGCCGGAGACGGCGACCTATCTAGGCTCTGGTAAAGTCGAAGAGTTAAAGCTGTGCGCGGAAGCTTCGGAAGCGGACGTCATCATCTTCGATAACGAACTGTCGCCGGCCCAGACTCGCAATCTCGAGCAGGGAACCGGGCTGAAGGTGATTGATCGAACCGAGCTGATTCTCGATATCTTTGCGACGCATGCGCAAACCTATGAGTCGCGGCTCGCGGTCGAACTGGCGCAGTTGCAATATGCGCTTCCCCGACTCAAACGGATGTGGAGTCACTTGGACCGCATCAAGATGGGCGTCGGGATGCGTGGACCGGGTGAAAAGCAATTGGAAGTCGACCGCCGACTGGTCGAGAAGCGGATTCGCGACTTGAAAGACGATCTGGCGAAAGTCCAAGGTCGTCGCGAGCGAGAAGTCGCTTCGCGCCGCAACGTTATGACAATCTCGATTGTCGGTTACACCAACGCCGGCAAAAGCACGCTGATGAACTATCTGACCGAAGCGCAAGTTTTGGCCGAGGATAAGCTGTTCGCCACGCTGGATACGCGTACGCGTCGCTGGCAACTTCCTCACTGGGGACCGGTGTTGCTAAGCGATACGGTCGGATTCATTCGCAATTTGCCTCACCGTTTGATCGCCAGTTTTAAAGCGACGCTCGAAGAAGCGCGTCAGGCCGACTTGCTGCTGCATGTCGCCGACGCCAGCAATCCCGACGTCGTCAATCAGATCAGCGCGGTTTATGAAGTGCTGGAAGAGATTGGGATTGAAGAAAAAGATGCGCTGCTGGTCTTAAACAAGATCGACGCCGTGAGCGATCAACATACGCTGGATGTGCTGCTGCAGCGCTATCCCGGCGCACTGCTGGTCAGCGCCAAGACAGGCGAAGGACGTGAGAAATTCGCGCTGGCGGTCAGCGATGCGTTGAGCCGCAGTTTCCGCGATGTGGATGTCGAAACGGGAATCGACAACGGCCGCTTGATGGCTTATCTCGCGTCGCACGGAGAAGTGGTCTCGAAAACCTATAGCGAGACGCGGATGCGCATTCATTGTCGTTTGCCGGCCCATTTTCTCGGCCGCATTGATGATCCCGATACCGTGATTCGTGATCATGTGCCGACCGAAACGGCCGAGGATAAAGATCCGATCGAAGAAGTCGCCTGA
- a CDS encoding LysR family transcriptional regulator — translation MEISQLRYFLKVAEWKNFTRAAEDLLVSQPALSRSIGKLEEELGQPVFERQSRSIVLTEAGRLLQSRAEQILSLIEDTKSEITDDGRTGRIRIGAIPTIAPYFLPGLLQAFAATSPESTLTVQEEVTEKLLQRVAQGEVDVALLALPVSMQHIEIEALFDEELLLAMPAGHPLATKRRITIADVRPYPFILLDEAHCLSDNIVSFCRQKSFHPVSVEKTSQLATVQELVALGHGVSMVPQMARRLDQDGRRIYSSLHAPKPQRTIAMAWNPYRFQSRLVERFKEVTRKYRVANAA, via the coding sequence ATGGAAATCAGTCAGCTGCGTTATTTTTTGAAAGTGGCCGAGTGGAAGAATTTCACGCGGGCCGCCGAAGATCTGCTGGTCTCGCAGCCGGCGCTGAGTCGCTCGATTGGCAAATTGGAAGAAGAGTTAGGGCAACCGGTCTTTGAGCGGCAATCCCGATCGATCGTGCTGACCGAAGCAGGGCGGCTGTTGCAGTCACGCGCCGAGCAGATCTTGTCGCTGATCGAAGATACGAAGTCCGAGATTACGGACGACGGGCGAACCGGGCGAATTCGGATTGGCGCCATTCCGACGATCGCCCCTTATTTTCTGCCGGGGCTGTTGCAAGCGTTCGCGGCGACTTCGCCCGAGTCGACCCTAACCGTCCAGGAAGAAGTGACCGAAAAATTATTGCAGCGGGTCGCCCAAGGAGAAGTGGATGTGGCGCTGCTGGCGCTGCCGGTTTCGATGCAGCATATTGAGATCGAAGCGTTGTTTGACGAAGAGTTGTTGTTGGCGATGCCGGCGGGGCACCCGCTGGCGACCAAAAGGCGAATTACGATCGCCGATGTGCGTCCGTATCCCTTTATCTTGCTGGATGAGGCGCATTGTTTGTCGGATAACATCGTCTCGTTCTGCCGGCAGAAGTCGTTTCACCCCGTTTCTGTCGAGAAAACGAGTCAGTTGGCGACCGTGCAAGAGTTGGTCGCGTTGGGACATGGCGTTTCGATGGTTCCGCAGATGGCTCGCCGTCTGGATCAGGATGGGCGGAGAATTTATAGTTCGCTTCACGCGCCGAAACCGCAGCGAACGATCGCGATGGCCTGGAATCCTTACCGGTTTCAAAGTCGTTTGGTAGAACGGTTTAAGGAAGTAACGCGAAAATATCGTGTTGCGAACGCCGCGTGA